The following coding sequences lie in one Pseudarthrobacter phenanthrenivorans Sphe3 genomic window:
- a CDS encoding ABC transporter permease — MTNYILKRLGQGLLTVFLTVSTVFILIRMAPGDPAVSYAGPLATTEQLAAVREQFGLDRPVLEQYWIFLQQLFTGNLGQSYSFQAPAMQVVFERMPYTLTLATSAILLTAVVAIPLGVWMSRRPDTGKEFGVNVLTIAGQSMPDFWTGIMLLTGFAVLIPLFPASGFATWGGLVLPTVTIAILQIALISRMVRREMTNNLAAPYLTVARSRGVKNSVLTWRYAMGNSAIPVFTALGTRFAAMLNGVVVVEVVFAWPGVGSLIVRALETRDYPLIQATVLVTALLAVAVQLLIDLAYPLLDPRVRLGKAATA, encoded by the coding sequence ATGACGAACTACATCCTCAAGCGCCTGGGACAGGGCCTGCTCACCGTGTTCCTCACGGTTTCCACCGTGTTCATCCTGATCCGCATGGCCCCGGGCGACCCCGCGGTCTCCTACGCCGGACCGCTGGCTACCACCGAACAGCTCGCCGCGGTCCGGGAGCAGTTCGGCCTGGACCGGCCCGTGCTGGAGCAGTACTGGATCTTCCTCCAGCAGCTGTTCACCGGCAACCTGGGCCAGTCCTACTCCTTCCAGGCCCCCGCCATGCAGGTGGTCTTCGAACGGATGCCGTACACCCTGACCCTGGCCACGTCGGCAATCCTGCTGACCGCCGTCGTCGCCATCCCCCTGGGTGTCTGGATGTCCCGCCGCCCGGACACCGGCAAGGAGTTCGGCGTCAACGTGCTCACCATCGCCGGGCAGTCCATGCCCGACTTCTGGACCGGCATCATGCTGCTCACCGGCTTCGCCGTGCTGATCCCGCTGTTCCCGGCCTCCGGCTTCGCCACCTGGGGCGGACTGGTCCTCCCCACCGTCACCATCGCCATCCTGCAGATCGCTCTGATCTCCCGCATGGTCCGCCGCGAAATGACCAACAACCTCGCCGCCCCGTACCTCACCGTGGCCCGCTCCCGCGGCGTCAAGAACTCGGTGCTGACCTGGCGCTACGCCATGGGCAACTCTGCCATCCCCGTCTTCACCGCCCTGGGCACCCGGTTCGCCGCGATGCTCAACGGCGTGGTGGTGGTGGAAGTGGTGTTCGCCTGGCCCGGCGTGGGCTCCCTCATTGTCCGGGCCCTCGAAACCCGCGACTACCCCCTCATCCAGGCGACCGTCCTGGTCACCGCGCTCCTGGCCGTGGCCGTGCAGCTGCTGATCGACCTCGCCTACCCGCTCCTTGATCCCCGTGTTCGTCTTGGAAAGGCGGCAACAGCATGA
- a CDS encoding alpha/beta fold hydrolase, whose amino-acid sequence MEPIRAVLLPGAVLPAELAYGSLIRSLGPEVQAVAKELELYKDDEPPAGWTLDTEVAGVLREADARGWQTFHLLGYSGGGAAALALAATHPDRLESLALLEPAWAGNWDWSPAYAQHRRKYQELESLPPDEFMAAFMRLQVRPDVVLPPPEPGPPPPWMAKRPAGIRAFLNTFKEYDLDRSKLAAFSRPVFFALGGLSHPDEYGEVAARLARVFFPDFHLEVFPKRHHFDPPHRIEPERLAESLRRHWALQATPAGSAT is encoded by the coding sequence ATGGAACCGATTCGGGCTGTCCTGTTACCGGGCGCGGTGCTCCCGGCGGAGCTGGCGTACGGGTCCCTGATCCGGTCCCTCGGGCCGGAGGTGCAGGCCGTCGCCAAGGAACTGGAGCTGTACAAGGACGACGAACCACCGGCTGGCTGGACCCTGGACACGGAGGTGGCCGGAGTGCTGCGGGAAGCCGATGCCCGGGGCTGGCAGACGTTCCACCTCCTGGGCTATTCGGGTGGCGGCGCGGCGGCCCTGGCACTCGCCGCCACGCATCCCGACCGGCTGGAGAGCCTGGCCCTGCTGGAGCCCGCGTGGGCAGGAAACTGGGACTGGAGTCCCGCCTACGCTCAACACCGGAGAAAGTATCAGGAGCTGGAGTCGCTCCCGCCGGATGAGTTCATGGCCGCCTTCATGCGGCTCCAGGTGAGGCCCGACGTCGTCCTGCCGCCGCCGGAGCCTGGTCCCCCGCCGCCGTGGATGGCCAAGCGGCCGGCCGGCATCAGGGCGTTCCTGAACACCTTCAAGGAGTACGACCTGGACCGGTCCAAACTCGCCGCGTTCAGCAGGCCGGTGTTCTTTGCCCTGGGCGGGCTCAGTCATCCGGATGAGTATGGCGAGGTTGCCGCCAGGCTGGCGAGGGTCTTCTTCCCGGACTTCCACCTGGAGGTCTTCCCCAAGCGCCACCACTTTGACCCGCCGCACCGGATCGAGCCTGAGCGGCTGGCCGAATCCCTCCGCCGGCACTGGGCCCTGCAGGCAACTCCTGCGGGCTCCGCCACATGA
- a CDS encoding ABC transporter substrate-binding protein has protein sequence MTVLPQGSEISRRRLLQFGAAAGFLLGTGSLAGCAGPTGLPGPSTLTLALNRSLVSLDNKLNQFDAAVTVQRAVRQGLTAIGPETKPVLVLAERFEMTGPTEWTVRFREGIRYSDGSPVKVEDVATALKMYQQVQGSFVAGFFPEFPEVVPVDDRTFKMVSKKPIPILDSLMSMILITPAAQNKPEELQEGLGTGPYVVTKFNRGAGTYSLARNENYWGPAPQVDNVEVRFLPEESSRVIALRSGEVDVIDSITPDSREQLAGLPGVKLQEASSLRLNQIFFNFRKPAGHPLADPRVRQALSMAIDGESLVRDVLVDSVTQAEGVTPSSLTGYYKTGEYVYDPEKAKATLAELGVKDLTLKIIWETGEFASDTSVMEALVEMFGKIGVKAELQQFEPGGNILAWRQGKQGDWDLLGNGYPSPTGLAITMLQGMYAGTPEKEATRDTYQGYVIPEVTAKIQAASAEADPARRTELLNEAQQAVWDTWPCAWAFVPKSVLAHRERVSNINLAPTNSYPLVDVRLEA, from the coding sequence ATGACCGTTCTTCCTCAAGGAAGTGAGATTTCCCGCCGCCGCCTGCTGCAGTTCGGCGCGGCCGCAGGGTTTCTGCTGGGCACCGGCAGCCTCGCAGGCTGCGCCGGCCCCACCGGCCTTCCCGGACCCAGCACCCTGACCCTCGCGCTCAACCGCTCACTGGTCAGCCTGGACAACAAGCTCAACCAGTTCGACGCCGCCGTCACCGTGCAGCGCGCCGTCCGCCAAGGCCTCACCGCCATCGGCCCCGAAACCAAGCCCGTGCTGGTCCTGGCCGAACGCTTCGAAATGACCGGCCCCACCGAATGGACCGTCCGGTTCCGCGAAGGCATCCGCTACTCGGACGGCAGCCCCGTCAAGGTGGAGGACGTTGCCACCGCACTGAAGATGTACCAGCAGGTGCAGGGCTCCTTCGTGGCCGGCTTCTTCCCCGAATTCCCCGAAGTGGTGCCGGTGGATGACCGCACCTTCAAGATGGTGTCCAAGAAGCCCATCCCCATCCTGGACTCGCTCATGAGCATGATCCTGATTACCCCCGCCGCCCAGAACAAGCCGGAGGAACTGCAGGAAGGCCTGGGCACCGGCCCCTACGTGGTCACCAAGTTCAACCGCGGCGCCGGCACCTACAGCCTGGCCCGCAACGAAAACTACTGGGGCCCCGCCCCGCAGGTGGACAACGTGGAAGTCCGGTTCCTCCCCGAGGAATCCAGCCGGGTGATCGCCCTCCGCAGCGGCGAGGTGGACGTCATCGACTCCATCACCCCCGACTCCCGCGAACAGCTGGCCGGACTTCCCGGCGTCAAGCTGCAGGAAGCCTCAAGCCTCCGCCTGAACCAGATCTTCTTCAACTTCCGCAAGCCCGCCGGCCACCCGCTGGCCGATCCCCGCGTCCGCCAGGCACTGAGCATGGCGATCGACGGCGAGTCCCTCGTCCGCGACGTACTGGTGGACTCTGTCACCCAGGCCGAGGGTGTCACCCCGTCCAGCCTGACCGGCTACTACAAGACCGGCGAGTACGTCTACGATCCCGAAAAGGCCAAGGCCACCCTCGCCGAGCTCGGCGTCAAGGACCTCACCCTGAAGATCATCTGGGAAACCGGCGAGTTCGCTTCCGACACCTCCGTGATGGAGGCCCTGGTGGAGATGTTCGGCAAGATCGGCGTCAAGGCCGAACTGCAGCAGTTCGAACCCGGCGGCAACATCCTGGCCTGGCGCCAGGGCAAACAGGGCGACTGGGACCTGCTCGGCAACGGCTACCCCAGCCCCACCGGCCTGGCCATCACCATGCTGCAGGGCATGTACGCCGGCACCCCCGAAAAGGAAGCCACCCGCGACACCTACCAGGGCTACGTGATCCCCGAGGTCACCGCAAAGATCCAGGCCGCCTCCGCCGAAGCGGACCCGGCCCGCAGGACCGAACTGCTTAACGAAGCCCAGCAGGCGGTGTGGGACACCTGGCCCTGCGCCTGGGCGTTCGTCCCCAAGTCCGTCCTCGCCCACCGGGAGCGGGTGTCCAACATCAACCTGGCACCCACCAACTCCTACCCCCTCGTTGATGTCCGGCTGGAGGCCTAA
- a CDS encoding DeoR/GlpR family DNA-binding transcription regulator: protein MLSANARREEIYHLAVTTGLASVEELSARFEVTASTIRRDLALLNSQGRLARTYGGAMALGAHPEASLRQRTGEAFEQKHAIARWAVSVIQPGESILLDAGSTAGALAHELRGFDRLSVTTPGINTLQELADSEGIEVDCLGGRLRSVSQSFVGPLAEAALERMSFDRVFLGADAVTAEDGICEADHAQTRLKELMARRGREVYVLADSSKLGLRPFHAWARLALPWTLVTDDGADPTQVQKFRDAGVAVEVAAVAA from the coding sequence ATGCTCAGCGCAAACGCGCGGCGCGAGGAGATCTACCACCTTGCCGTGACCACCGGCCTGGCCTCCGTGGAGGAGCTTTCGGCCCGGTTCGAGGTGACCGCGTCCACCATCCGCCGCGACCTGGCGCTGCTGAATTCGCAGGGCCGGCTGGCTCGCACCTATGGCGGGGCGATGGCGCTGGGCGCGCACCCGGAGGCGTCGCTGCGGCAGCGCACCGGCGAGGCGTTCGAGCAGAAGCACGCCATCGCCCGCTGGGCAGTCTCGGTGATCCAGCCCGGCGAGTCCATCCTGCTTGACGCCGGCTCCACCGCGGGTGCTCTTGCCCACGAGCTGCGCGGGTTTGATCGGTTGTCCGTGACGACGCCGGGCATCAACACCCTGCAGGAGCTGGCGGATAGCGAGGGCATCGAGGTGGACTGTCTGGGCGGCCGGTTGCGGAGCGTTTCGCAGAGTTTTGTGGGCCCCCTGGCCGAGGCCGCGTTGGAGCGGATGAGCTTTGACCGGGTGTTCCTGGGTGCCGACGCCGTCACCGCCGAGGATGGCATCTGCGAGGCGGACCACGCCCAGACCCGGCTCAAGGAGCTGATGGCGCGGCGCGGGCGGGAAGTGTACGTGCTGGCGGATTCCTCCAAGCTCGGCCTGCGGCCGTTCCACGCGTGGGCCCGGCTGGCTTTGCCGTGGACCCTGGTGACGGACGACGGCGCCGACCCCACCCAGGTGCAGAAGTTCCGGGACGCCGGGGTTGCTGTTGAGGTGGCTGCGGTAGCCGCTTAG
- the pdxA gene encoding 4-hydroxythreonine-4-phosphate dehydrogenase PdxA, translated as MASVFVQADDFSGAAEVGYCFVQHNLTTQVLLGAAAGVGNALATHDGGTSFPGAATNVVVADTHSRGLAEAAAGALVKEAFSGREASAAQVLFKKMDSLWRGNIRAEIAALRGLGFHAVVAGALPQLQRSVVDGRPLVAGTPLAEKDLWQAELSAPPADIPSLLCPEDPASVRTLGLTAVRSGSLPKKLSALLDPDQPQLVVADGETVQDLAHVVDALLELEFREAGGRRIVLVGTGGAAGVLAQRLAAQSARNAQTVTTADATTAVPQEAARPVLAVVGSASKTAQAQLARLEARGFMVVRLHPLYAGAAGAYATQLEETGQALRAGKNIAVTLAAAKVDPAKAQAIVQALSKFAAEAAKATPTDLILTGGETAREVLDAVGRHSLVPLAAVQHGAVLSRADDGTLVGTKPGSFGDDLALLQLYDEIRERRGQSAQPPTTNLPPLDEPSGADMTTDAVTETEQAALPYVAVTMGDGAGVGPEVVVAAVLDPQSNAECRPVVIGDALRLRQAADVLGIEADIQSIRDVEDALFTPGRVNVIDLNLLPEDLPWGQLSPVAGHAAYEYIRVASELAMAGKVQAICTAPLNKEALHAAGHIYPGHTELLAHLTGTEEVSMMLSTPKIRVIHVTTHIGLVDAIRKINPDLVERTIRRGHEALVRAGIPNPKIGVCAINPHAGENGLFGQGEEAEKIEPGVKAAQADGINVVGPLPADTLFFLAGRGDYDLVVAMYHDQGHGPVKVLGIEAGVNITVGLPVIRTSVDHGTAFDIAGKAIADSRSMVEALHQAAEMATRPAVAV; from the coding sequence GTGGCTTCCGTATTTGTGCAGGCCGACGATTTCTCCGGCGCCGCCGAGGTTGGCTACTGCTTTGTGCAGCACAACCTGACCACCCAGGTCTTGCTGGGTGCGGCTGCAGGAGTGGGTAACGCTTTGGCAACGCACGACGGCGGCACCTCCTTTCCGGGCGCCGCCACCAACGTGGTGGTTGCCGATACGCACTCCCGCGGGCTTGCCGAGGCGGCCGCCGGGGCGCTCGTAAAGGAGGCCTTTTCAGGTCGCGAGGCCTCGGCTGCGCAGGTGTTGTTCAAGAAGATGGACTCCCTGTGGCGCGGCAACATTCGTGCCGAGATTGCCGCGCTGAGGGGCCTTGGTTTCCATGCCGTTGTAGCAGGGGCACTCCCCCAGCTGCAGCGTTCCGTCGTGGATGGGCGGCCGCTGGTGGCCGGCACTCCCCTGGCGGAAAAGGATCTGTGGCAGGCGGAGCTTTCGGCCCCGCCGGCGGACATTCCGTCGCTGCTGTGCCCCGAGGATCCGGCCTCGGTACGGACACTGGGCCTGACCGCGGTGCGGTCCGGTTCGCTGCCTAAGAAGCTGTCCGCGCTGCTGGATCCCGACCAGCCGCAGCTGGTGGTGGCCGACGGCGAAACCGTGCAGGACCTGGCGCACGTGGTGGACGCCCTGCTGGAGTTGGAGTTCCGGGAGGCTGGCGGCCGCCGCATCGTCCTGGTGGGAACGGGCGGGGCGGCTGGCGTCCTCGCACAGCGGCTCGCTGCACAGTCTGCGCGGAATGCGCAAACTGTGACAACGGCGGACGCAACCACCGCCGTACCGCAGGAAGCGGCCCGGCCGGTGCTCGCCGTCGTCGGCTCCGCCTCCAAAACTGCCCAGGCGCAGCTGGCCCGGCTGGAAGCCAGGGGCTTCATGGTGGTCCGGCTGCACCCGCTCTACGCAGGCGCTGCCGGCGCGTACGCCACCCAGCTCGAGGAGACCGGGCAGGCCCTCAGGGCGGGCAAGAACATTGCCGTCACCCTGGCAGCAGCAAAGGTGGACCCGGCGAAAGCCCAAGCCATCGTGCAGGCCCTGTCGAAGTTCGCGGCCGAGGCCGCGAAGGCAACACCCACTGACCTGATCCTTACCGGCGGTGAGACGGCCCGGGAAGTCCTGGACGCCGTCGGCCGCCATAGCCTGGTGCCACTCGCGGCGGTACAGCACGGGGCCGTGCTGAGCCGTGCCGATGACGGGACGCTGGTGGGCACCAAGCCCGGCAGCTTCGGCGATGACCTGGCCCTCCTGCAGCTTTACGACGAAATCCGGGAGCGCCGCGGACAGTCCGCGCAGCCTCCCACCACCAACCTTCCCCCGCTGGACGAACCTTCTGGAGCAGACATGACAACCGACGCAGTGACCGAGACCGAGCAGGCCGCCCTCCCGTACGTGGCCGTGACCATGGGCGACGGGGCCGGGGTGGGGCCGGAGGTGGTGGTGGCCGCCGTACTGGATCCGCAGAGCAACGCCGAGTGCCGGCCCGTGGTGATCGGCGACGCGCTGCGCCTGCGCCAGGCCGCGGACGTCCTGGGCATCGAGGCGGACATCCAGAGCATCCGGGACGTGGAGGACGCGCTGTTCACGCCGGGCCGGGTGAACGTGATCGACCTGAATCTGCTGCCGGAGGACCTGCCGTGGGGGCAGCTCTCCCCCGTGGCCGGGCACGCCGCGTACGAATACATCCGGGTGGCCAGCGAGCTGGCGATGGCCGGGAAGGTGCAGGCCATCTGCACCGCGCCGCTGAACAAGGAGGCGCTGCACGCGGCCGGGCACATTTACCCCGGGCACACCGAACTGCTGGCGCACCTGACGGGCACAGAGGAAGTGTCCATGATGCTTTCCACGCCCAAAATCCGGGTGATCCACGTGACCACGCACATCGGGCTGGTGGACGCCATCCGCAAGATCAACCCGGACCTGGTGGAGCGCACCATCCGCCGCGGCCACGAGGCGCTGGTCCGCGCGGGCATCCCCAACCCGAAGATCGGTGTGTGCGCCATCAACCCGCACGCCGGCGAGAACGGCCTGTTCGGCCAGGGCGAGGAAGCGGAGAAGATCGAGCCGGGCGTGAAGGCCGCACAGGCGGACGGGATCAACGTGGTGGGCCCGCTTCCGGCGGACACGCTGTTCTTCCTGGCTGGCCGGGGCGATTACGACCTAGTGGTGGCCATGTACCACGACCAGGGCCACGGGCCGGTGAAGGTGCTGGGCATCGAGGCCGGCGTGAACATCACGGTGGGCCTGCCGGTGATCCGCACGTCCGTGGACCACGGCACCGCGTTCGACATCGCCGGCAAGGCAATCGCCGATTCCCGGTCCATGGTGGAGGCGCTGCACCAGGCGGCGGAGATGGCCACCCGGCCAGCCGTGGCCGTGTAA
- a CDS encoding VOC family protein, with product MVSRISELVLNCADPELLAGFWCGVLGYVELDREDGAIEIGPPDAGFGGLQPTIILSPSSNPRTGRLPLHIDVNPVDRDQDAELERLLALGARPADVGQTGDEQWHVLADPEGNEFCLLRRRLDP from the coding sequence ATGGTCTCCCGTATCAGCGAACTGGTCCTCAACTGTGCCGATCCGGAACTCCTGGCTGGGTTCTGGTGCGGCGTCCTCGGCTATGTGGAGCTTGACCGGGAGGACGGTGCCATCGAGATCGGCCCTCCGGACGCCGGGTTCGGCGGCCTGCAGCCGACCATCATCCTGAGCCCGAGCAGCAATCCGCGGACCGGGCGGCTTCCCCTGCACATCGACGTCAACCCCGTGGACCGGGATCAGGATGCCGAACTGGAACGCCTGTTGGCCCTCGGCGCCCGCCCGGCCGACGTCGGGCAGACAGGCGACGAGCAGTGGCACGTCCTGGCAGACCCTGAGGGCAACGAGTTCTGCCTCCTGCGCAGGCGGCTCGACCCCTGA